A genomic region of Macaca thibetana thibetana isolate TM-01 chromosome 14, ASM2454274v1, whole genome shotgun sequence contains the following coding sequences:
- the LOC126936463 gene encoding LOW QUALITY PROTEIN: olfactory receptor 5P3-like (The sequence of the model RefSeq protein was modified relative to this genomic sequence to represent the inferred CDS: substituted 1 base at 1 genomic stop codon) yields MGTGNNTAMVEFTLLGLSEHTALCAILFLVFLRIYVVTLMGNISIIMLIRRSHHLHTPMYLFLCHLAFVDIGYSSSVTPIMLMSFLRKETSLPVAGCVAQLCSVLMFGTAECFLLAVMAYDRYVAICSPLLYSTRMSPRGCIILVGMSYLGGCMNAWKFIGCLXRLSFCGPNKVNHFFCDYSPLLKLACSHDFTVEIIPAISSGSIVVATVCVIAISYIYILITILKMHSTEGRHKAFSTCTSHLTAVTLFYGTITFIYVMPKSSYSTDQNKVVSVFYTVVIPILNPLICSLRNKEIKGALKRELRIKIFP; encoded by the coding sequence ATGGGCACTGGAAACAACACCGCTATGGTAGAGTTTACTCTTTTGGGGTTATCTGAGCATACCGCACTATGtgctattttatttcttgtgtttCTGAGAATTTATGTTGTCACCTTAATGGGTAATATCAGCATAATCATGTTGATCAGAAGAAGTCATCATCTTCATACACCCATGTACCTTTTCCTCTGCCATTTGGCCTTCGTAGACATTGGGTACTCCTCATCAGTCACACCTATCATGCTCATGAGCTTCCTAAGGAAAGAAACCTCTCTCCCTGTTGCTGGTTGTGTGGCCCAGCTCTGTTCTGTACTGATGTTTGGTACAGCTGAATGCTTCCTGCTGGCTGTCATGGCCTATGATCGCTATGTGGCCATCTGCTCGCCCCTGCTCTACTCTACCCGCATGTCCCCCAGAGGCTGCATCATCTTAGTGGGCATGTCCTACCTGGGTGGATGTATGAATGCTTGGAAATTCATTGGCTGCTTATAAAGACTGTCTTTCTGTGGGCCAAATAAAGTCAATCACTTTTTCTGTGACTATTCACCACTTTTGAAGCTTGCTTGTTCCCATGATTTTACTGTTGAAATAATTCCAGCTATCTCTTCTGGATCTATCGTTGTGGCCACTGTGTGTGTCATAGCCATCTCCTACATCTATATCCTCATCACCATCCTGAAGATGCACTCCACCGAGGGCCGCCACAAGGCCTTCTCCACCTGCACCTCCCACCTCACTGCAGTCACTCTGTTCTATGGGACCATTACCTTCATTTATGTGATGCCCAAGTCCAGCTACTCAACTGACCAGAACAAGGTGGTGTCTGTGTTCTACACGGTAGTGATTCCCATATTGAACCCCCTGATCTGCAGCCTCAGGAACAAGGAGATTAAGGGGGCTCTGAAGAGGGAgcttagaataaaaatatttccttga